The nucleotide window TTGCCCGGGCCGTCGAGTTTCTTGAATCCGCCGCTCTGCAGATGCGCGGCCTCGAGCAACAGCGCGAAGGGGCCGCAGCGCAGGCCGTGGTGCCCATGCAGCTTGCCGTAGCCGAACGAGCCAAGCGCGGCGTCGATCGCGCCGCTGCTCGTCTCCGGAACCGCTCGGGTACCCAGGTTGACAGCCCCTCCGATGGTGTTCGGGCCGTGCCTGATGGACGCGGGCCCCTTGAACACCTCGACCCGCGTTACACGCGTAACCAGAGGGAAGTAGTAGGCGGCCGGCGCCGAATAGGGAGCGGGCGCCAGCATGACGCCGTCCTCGAGCAGCGTCACCTTGGCGCTGCGCTCCGAGTTCGCACCGCGAATCCCGATATTCGGTCGCAGACCGAAACCGTCCTCGCCCCTCACGTACACCCCCGGTGCACGAGCGAGGACGCGATGAATATCGTCCCTCTCGTAGACCTCCAGTTCCTCGGCGCCGATCACATGGGCCGAGCCTGCGATACTGGGTATCTCTTCGCTGGCGCCAAGAATGGAAATGGTGTCCAATCGCAGTAGATCGTCGTCCAGCTCGGCCGGCGCGCCCCGATCGCTGTCAAGCACCGCATCAAGCTCCTCGACTCCAACAGACTCTGTGGCGACGGGATCGCTGTCTCGAAGCTGCTGTGCGCGTTCCTCCTCGACGGCCGGCGCTGGAAACGGCTCGGGAGCGGCCGGCGGTTGCTCCTGCAAAGGAGCCGCATCCTGCGCGGACAAGGGCGGCGTGGGCACGAGCGCGAGCAGGCACCCGAAAACAGTGAACGAGACGCCCCGATTTCGATCCGGCCCCGCCAGCGGTGTTGTAACAGTACTCGCCCGCATGATCCGCTGATCCAGCGGCACTCCAGATGTTGCTAGCGCGGCGGCCCTTAGTCGATGTCCGTGGCTGCTTCCGCAGGCACCTGCAGGCTCAAGGCCGTCACGACCTCGCCCTTGAGCTTGTCCGTCACGCGCTTGACGGCTCCGTGCAGTAGGCGAATCGGCTCGGGGTCGGATTCCAGGGCAGTGCCCAGCACGTCCGGCAGCTCATCGACCGCGTGCACGGCGGCCGCTATGTCCTCGGACAGCTCCTTTGTCAACGCCGACATGCCGAGCTCTTCGAGCATGTCATCGAAGCCGTAGCCCGACTTCGAAGCGCCCGTAGCGTTGCCGCGATAGACGCTGCGAAACCCGACCAGGTTCGCCTTGATGTTCTCCTTGGAGTGCTTGGCCCAAGGTGATTCAAGAGCGTCCGGACACGTCGCCCGCGGACACTTGCTGCTCAGTCCGAGCGGCAGGGCGAGCTTGCGATCTTTGGTCCGCAGATCCAGATAGAAGAGCGCGGAGAACACATCAGAGAGCGCGTCCCTGCGCTTGGGGTACACCGACCCGGGCTTACCAGCTCGCAGCAACTGGCTGACGAAGTCCCCCTCGCTCTTGTCCCAGGCCTTGCGCAAGCGGTTGGCGTCTTTGGCGAGCTGTTCCGCCACGGCCTGGGCATAGCCCGCTCGTCGCTCCCGCACTTCGTTGTCGCCGAGCGCCGCCCACGTCTTTTTGGAGTTGATCGCGACCTTGGAAGGGCAGTCGTTGCCGGCGTCCTCACGAAACAGCAGGTACTCCAGCGCGTCCAGTCCATACACGTTGACGAGCCGGCTCGAAAAGAAGTCTGGCTCGCCGTACTTCGCCAGCACCGTTTCCTGATCGATCCGACACGGGTTGACCGTTGGCCAGGAATAGATCTCGTCACGCAGGCCCTGTCCGCCCGCGGCTCGTTTGGCTGGGCCGGCGGGACCGATCTGCAGGACCTCCGCCTGCTGCCACAGCTTCATCGCATCGGCCCATGCCTCGCGTGCCCGCCTGAGCTCGGCGTCCGCAGGACCGGTCCTGAGCGCGCCGGTATGAGCATCAACCGCGTCACTCAGCTTGCTGGCGGCCGCTTCGAAGTCACGGTACAGCGGCAGCACCACGTTGTCAGCCAAGTCGCGCTGGAAGGCCTCGAGGTCCAGTTTCGCCGTCGGATCCGGTTCGGCTCCCGGCTTGCACGCGGCGAGCACGACCACGACCCAAAGCACGCGCGGGACCATCCGGTCACGGCCCCGCCCCGCCGCCGACCCGAACGTCACCAGCCGCCCTTCCCTTGGTCGTCGCCGATATTGGCGGCATCGAAACCGTATGCGTCCTGCAGCAGCGCGCGTGTTTGGCGCAAGGCCTTCGCATAAGCCTTTGGGTCTTTGTGTCCGGGCAGTACGGGTGCGTCACCCACCTGCTGGTGCAGCTCGCGCAAGCGCTTCTCGCCGAGCGGTGAGCGGGGATTGAACTGCAGGGCCAAGGCGAAGCCCTTGAGCTCGGACCAGTGCTTTGCGTGAGCGTAGAAGTCGTAATCCTT belongs to Pseudomonadota bacterium and includes:
- a CDS encoding imelysin family protein encodes the protein MTFGSAAGRGRDRMVPRVLWVVVVLAACKPGAEPDPTAKLDLEAFQRDLADNVVLPLYRDFEAAASKLSDAVDAHTGALRTGPADAELRRAREAWADAMKLWQQAEVLQIGPAGPAKRAAGGQGLRDEIYSWPTVNPCRIDQETVLAKYGEPDFFSSRLVNVYGLDALEYLLFREDAGNDCPSKVAINSKKTWAALGDNEVRERRAGYAQAVAEQLAKDANRLRKAWDKSEGDFVSQLLRAGKPGSVYPKRRDALSDVFSALFYLDLRTKDRKLALPLGLSSKCPRATCPDALESPWAKHSKENIKANLVGFRSVYRGNATGASKSGYGFDDMLEELGMSALTKELSEDIAAAVHAVDELPDVLGTALESDPEPIRLLHGAVKRVTDKLKGEVVTALSLQVPAEAATDID